In a single window of the Pseudodesulfovibrio profundus genome:
- a CDS encoding sensor domain-containing diguanylate cyclase, producing MDHLKNLIISNTQQLAEDIRFKAEANGNAQDTGIPEAVWGESVRLISEAMVQTLELYGYDYDATAEEPSEVSSVNRFAEIFARAHYDKGVSLVRYLTTLRLYRRAYRRRICDSIADEDEKRKVRSFFRSFFDGLEIMHSIQWARFAEEDRVQRMQENNQLLTKERSRFLSLFNGLPSPVLLLSSDLQIELINPATQKLMENENIPESLTYAQPGTGLEQAAPASEKVPLQKVIPWLANSIQASCSLNPEQNCRFDSEVVINGKEHHFDIAISYVDASPGGHNGITVVVDDVTARIEAKQLISKERNRAENYLDFVGTIVLALDPSGSVMMANRTACATMGYEKAELLGQDWFDTCIPAHERDAVRDYFTLILQEMVDVDEESSNQVITKDGEHRIVTWRNRLLRNDDGIPIGVISSGMDITEHRKMEEALEEKELWLRNTFVALGEGVLILTPDRHILDANPAAESIFQMSNDELTGIHIDELHVSPEMSKEYGEITRLAFERGESAHFEFTLRRKNGESFPAENSVSLISSDEGTPLGVVNTIRDISNRKKAEQVLRRSEEKFRRIFETIVEGFIVTGMDGIIQMVNPATCNLLGFKEHELVGHDIAQLFSDDDERQRLKQAMTQHERVQGIHLSTRHKSGDPIVLEANAHFVRDEGGEPVAMEGTFRDITARLEAEKVLREREKQYRAFFENNHAIMLLVDPKTDEIVDANPAASEFYGYPVSQMRTMNMRQLSSQSDEDIYQEMFRSRQESRVYFIFQHRLANHEIRDVEVYSGPIMVQGTQLLYSVIHDVTERIRLEKEMKRMATTDALTGANNRRRFFELGNHELKRSARYKHPLAVVMLDIDYFKSINDNYGHQAGDEVLIAFTSTAKASLRDSDIFGRLGGEEFAAVLTETSADAAIEVAERLLKDLAAVRVPVKGEEISFTVSIGVSFAKETDSSIEMVLNRADEALYKAKRGGRNRVVTS from the coding sequence ATGGATCATCTCAAGAATCTCATCATTAGTAATACGCAGCAACTCGCCGAAGACATCCGTTTCAAGGCAGAGGCGAACGGCAATGCTCAAGACACCGGTATCCCCGAGGCTGTCTGGGGAGAGTCCGTCAGACTGATAAGTGAAGCCATGGTTCAAACACTTGAACTCTATGGTTACGACTACGACGCCACTGCCGAGGAACCTTCCGAAGTGAGCTCCGTCAATCGTTTTGCCGAAATCTTTGCCCGAGCCCATTATGACAAAGGCGTTTCACTGGTCCGCTACCTGACAACACTCAGGCTCTACCGACGCGCATACCGCAGGCGCATCTGCGACTCCATTGCCGATGAGGATGAAAAACGCAAAGTTCGATCGTTCTTTCGCAGTTTCTTCGATGGCCTTGAGATAATGCACTCCATCCAATGGGCTCGCTTCGCTGAAGAAGACCGGGTGCAACGGATGCAGGAGAACAACCAGTTGCTGACCAAGGAGCGAAGCCGCTTCCTTTCCTTGTTCAACGGACTTCCTTCGCCCGTACTGTTACTGAGCAGTGATCTGCAAATCGAATTGATCAATCCTGCCACTCAGAAACTGATGGAAAACGAAAACATCCCTGAGTCGCTGACGTATGCGCAACCCGGCACCGGATTGGAGCAAGCTGCACCGGCCTCGGAGAAAGTGCCACTGCAGAAGGTAATCCCGTGGCTTGCCAATTCGATTCAGGCAAGCTGCTCACTCAATCCCGAACAGAATTGCCGTTTTGATTCCGAAGTCGTGATAAACGGGAAAGAACACCATTTCGACATTGCCATTTCCTATGTGGATGCTTCTCCCGGTGGTCACAATGGAATCACTGTTGTCGTGGATGACGTCACCGCCCGAATAGAAGCCAAACAGTTAATCAGCAAGGAACGCAATCGGGCTGAGAATTATCTAGACTTTGTCGGAACCATCGTCCTGGCCCTGGACCCCTCCGGCTCGGTGATGATGGCGAACCGAACCGCCTGCGCGACCATGGGCTACGAGAAGGCGGAATTGCTCGGGCAGGATTGGTTCGACACCTGTATCCCGGCCCACGAGCGAGATGCTGTTCGCGACTATTTCACCCTGATCTTGCAGGAAATGGTCGACGTTGACGAAGAGAGTTCCAATCAGGTGATAACCAAAGACGGAGAGCACCGGATCGTCACATGGCGAAACCGGCTGCTTCGCAACGACGACGGCATCCCCATCGGTGTCATATCTTCGGGCATGGACATCACCGAACACCGCAAAATGGAAGAGGCGCTGGAGGAGAAGGAACTCTGGTTGCGAAATACCTTTGTTGCCCTCGGCGAAGGTGTTCTCATCCTCACGCCGGACAGACACATACTCGACGCCAACCCGGCAGCCGAATCAATCTTTCAGATGTCCAACGATGAACTGACAGGGATCCACATCGATGAACTGCATGTTAGCCCTGAGATGTCGAAAGAGTACGGCGAAATAACCAGACTTGCCTTTGAGCGAGGCGAATCCGCTCACTTCGAGTTCACCCTGCGCCGTAAAAACGGAGAATCCTTCCCCGCAGAAAATTCCGTTTCCCTCATTAGCAGCGACGAAGGCACACCTCTCGGAGTGGTCAACACCATCCGCGACATCAGCAACCGAAAGAAAGCGGAACAGGTACTCAGACGAAGCGAGGAAAAATTCCGCCGTATATTCGAGACCATTGTCGAAGGGTTTATCGTCACCGGCATGGACGGCATTATCCAGATGGTGAACCCTGCAACCTGCAATCTGCTCGGCTTCAAAGAGCATGAACTGGTAGGTCATGACATAGCACAACTTTTTTCCGATGATGACGAGCGGCAGCGGCTGAAACAGGCCATGACCCAGCACGAGCGAGTACAAGGAATTCACCTTTCAACCCGACATAAAAGCGGCGACCCCATCGTGCTTGAGGCCAATGCCCACTTCGTTCGAGATGAAGGTGGCGAACCTGTTGCAATGGAAGGCACGTTCCGGGACATCACCGCACGACTGGAAGCTGAAAAAGTTCTGCGCGAGCGCGAAAAGCAGTATCGCGCGTTCTTTGAGAATAACCACGCCATCATGCTGTTGGTTGACCCCAAGACAGATGAGATAGTGGACGCCAACCCGGCCGCAAGTGAATTCTACGGATATCCCGTCAGTCAGATGCGCACAATGAACATGCGCCAACTTTCATCGCAGTCGGATGAAGATATTTACCAGGAGATGTTCCGCTCACGGCAGGAAAGCCGCGTGTATTTCATTTTCCAACACCGCCTGGCCAATCATGAAATACGGGATGTCGAGGTCTACTCGGGGCCAATCATGGTGCAGGGCACCCAACTGCTCTATTCGGTCATCCACGATGTCACCGAGCGCATCCGCCTCGAAAAAGAGATGAAACGCATGGCCACCACCGATGCACTGACAGGCGCCAACAATCGCCGCCGCTTCTTTGAACTGGGCAACCATGAACTCAAGCGCTCTGCTCGCTACAAACACCCCCTCGCCGTGGTAATGCTCGACATCGATTATTTCAAATCGATCAATGACAACTATGGGCACCAGGCCGGCGATGAAGTGTTGATTGCCTTTACGTCCACAGCCAAGGCTTCACTCCGCGATTCCGATATATTCGGTCGCCTTGGCGGAGAAGAATTTGCCGCGGTCCTCACCGAGACATCAGCCGATGCAGCTATCGAAGTCGCCGAGCGCCTCCTCAAAGACCTGGCCGCGGTACGAGTTCCGGTCAAAGGAGAGGAAATCTCCTTCACGGTTTCCATCGGTGTTTCTTTTGCCAAAGAAACGGACAGCTCCATTGAAATGGTGCTGAACCGGGCGGATGAAGCCCTTTACAAGGCCAAACGAGGCGGTCGAAACAGAGTTGTGACAAGCTGA